Proteins encoded by one window of Chondromyces crocatus:
- a CDS encoding DUF6484 domain-containing protein, which yields MLAEAAARSTAAAVTLPERVDGILVGRLEEVGPAGARVVFPGSPAEGVIARAMVPLTSAEVGAEVALMFEGGSPQRPVVMGRMFVPGAAPGVQAQVDTERVELAAEKEIVLRCGKSSITLTRAGKIIIRGAYVLTRSSGVNRIQGGSVQIN from the coding sequence GTGCTCGCCGAGGCCGCTGCCAGGAGCACGGCCGCTGCGGTGACGCTGCCGGAGCGGGTGGACGGGATCCTGGTGGGCCGGCTCGAGGAGGTGGGGCCGGCGGGCGCGCGGGTCGTCTTTCCCGGAAGTCCAGCCGAGGGCGTGATCGCGCGGGCGATGGTGCCGCTCACGTCGGCCGAGGTGGGCGCCGAGGTGGCGCTGATGTTCGAGGGGGGCTCTCCGCAACGGCCTGTGGTGATGGGGCGGATGTTCGTGCCCGGGGCCGCGCCCGGGGTGCAGGCGCAGGTGGACACGGAGCGGGTGGAGCTCGCGGCCGAGAAGGAGATCGTGCTGCGCTGCGGGAAGTCGAGCATCACCCTGACCCGCGCCGGCAAGATCATCATCCGAGGGGCTTACGTCCTCACGCGGTCGTCCGGGGTGAACCGGATCCAGGGGGGCTCGGTCCAGATCAACTGA
- the hutU gene encoding urocanate hydratase, with product MSGEAKQHRRTIRAPRGPERSCRGWIQEAALRMLHNNLDPEVAERPEDLVVYGGTGKAARSWEAFDVIARELRDLADDETLLIQSGKAVGRFRTHPDAPRVLLANSNLVGRWATWEEFRRLEGLGLIMYGQMTAGSWIYIGSQGIVQGTYETFVAARKAHEARVPSREGRWLLTAGLGGMGGAQPLAATMAGMACLGIEIDPTRIEKRLRTRYIDERIDDLDRALAAVEESARSGKPRSIAMCANAADVFPELVRRGITPDLVTEQTAAHDPLIGYIPPGLSLDEAAALRARDPQEYVARAKQGMRIEVEAMLEMKARGAEVFDYGNNIRTCAQEAGCERAFDIHGFVPAYIRDLFCQGKGPFRWVALSGDPEDIRATDQAVLEAMPHDTDLHRWIEKAQQHIAFQGLPSRICWLGYGDRARVGLAFNELVRTGKVKAPIVIGRDHLDCGSVASPFRETEAMKDGSDAIADWALLNALVNTAAGASWVSFHHGGGVGIGNSLHAGMVVVADGTEAAARRLERVLTSDPGMGIIRHADAGYETAIQVAEDKGVHVPHRS from the coding sequence ATGTCGGGCGAAGCCAAGCAACATCGCAGGACCATCCGCGCCCCGCGCGGGCCGGAGCGGAGCTGCCGCGGGTGGATCCAGGAGGCGGCCCTCCGCATGCTCCACAACAACCTCGACCCCGAGGTCGCCGAGCGCCCCGAGGACCTCGTGGTCTACGGCGGCACCGGCAAGGCCGCGCGCTCCTGGGAAGCGTTCGACGTCATCGCGCGCGAGCTCCGGGACCTCGCCGACGACGAGACCTTGCTCATCCAGTCGGGCAAGGCCGTCGGCCGCTTCCGCACCCACCCGGACGCCCCCCGCGTGCTCCTCGCCAACTCCAACCTCGTCGGCCGCTGGGCCACCTGGGAGGAGTTCCGCCGCCTCGAAGGCCTCGGCCTCATCATGTACGGCCAGATGACCGCCGGCTCGTGGATCTACATCGGCTCGCAGGGCATCGTGCAGGGCACCTACGAGACCTTCGTCGCTGCCCGCAAAGCCCACGAAGCGCGCGTACCCTCACGCGAGGGCCGCTGGCTCCTCACCGCGGGCCTCGGCGGCATGGGCGGCGCGCAACCGCTCGCCGCGACCATGGCCGGCATGGCCTGCCTCGGCATCGAGATCGATCCCACCCGCATCGAGAAGCGCCTGCGCACCCGTTACATCGACGAGCGCATCGACGATCTCGACCGCGCCCTCGCCGCCGTGGAGGAGAGCGCGCGCTCCGGCAAACCACGCTCCATCGCCATGTGCGCCAACGCCGCCGACGTCTTCCCGGAGCTCGTCCGCCGCGGCATCACCCCGGACCTCGTCACCGAGCAGACCGCGGCGCACGACCCCCTGATCGGGTACATCCCCCCTGGCCTCTCCCTGGACGAAGCCGCCGCGCTCCGCGCCCGCGATCCCCAGGAGTACGTCGCGCGCGCCAAGCAAGGCATGCGCATCGAGGTCGAGGCCATGCTGGAGATGAAGGCGCGCGGCGCCGAGGTCTTCGATTACGGCAACAACATCCGCACCTGCGCGCAGGAAGCCGGGTGTGAGCGCGCGTTCGACATCCACGGCTTCGTTCCGGCGTACATCCGTGACCTCTTCTGTCAGGGCAAAGGCCCCTTCCGCTGGGTGGCGCTCTCGGGCGATCCCGAGGACATCCGCGCGACCGATCAGGCCGTCCTGGAGGCGATGCCCCACGACACCGATCTCCACCGCTGGATCGAGAAGGCCCAGCAGCACATCGCCTTCCAGGGGCTGCCCTCGCGGATCTGCTGGCTCGGCTACGGCGATCGCGCCCGGGTCGGCCTGGCGTTCAACGAACTCGTCCGCACGGGCAAGGTCAAAGCGCCGATCGTCATCGGCCGGGACCACCTCGACTGCGGCTCGGTCGCCTCCCCGTTCCGCGAGACCGAGGCCATGAAGGACGGCTCGGACGCCATTGCCGACTGGGCGCTCCTCAACGCGCTGGTGAACACCGCGGCGGGGGCGTCCTGGGTCAGCTTCCATCACGGGGGTGGCGTCGGCATCGGCAACTCCTTGCATGCCGGCATGGTGGTCGTCGCCGACGGGACCGAGGCCGCGGCGCGTCGGCTGGAGCGCGTCCTCACGAGCGATCCGGGGATGGGCATCATCCGGCATGCCGACGCGGGCTACGAGACGGCGATCCAGGTGGCCGAGGACAAGGGCGTCCACGTCCCGCACCGGAGCTGA
- a CDS encoding protein kinase domain-containing protein, with protein MIFDHLRHRAAELSAMGRTQEGVTLLLAAGDRLGASLLLEQACDFSGAAREALAAQDPRRAALLGALGGDDTLVQHAIAQMRDVHSRDDVLRLGQELLARGHAVQAAQLFDDLDEPAEAAEAYLVARDLRRAAMAFDRAGRPIDGARLLEAELRRHPEAHPLRLCLGQLLVRHGRYEAAVRALQQLPPRSEERDRALSLLARSLIALGFDEAAQRVRGEIAERGLVEEPADEPPTSAARPPREASGARREAPDAAPAQLLFGRYDALRELAVSPHARVFEARDRISGEPVAVKIFASTTLGGGRDALLRFEREAQALSRLRHPHVAALRAYHPEGPALVMAWMAGGSLADRMHLERVAPARAVEIASSLLGALGEAHRLGILHRDVKPSNVLFDAVGAAHLSDFGAAHLGDLSGTATAGAIGTFAYMSPEQRLGRPATLASDLFGVGAVLSELLTGEIPRPAQGGHLDVPPSAINPDLTPAHDAVVAQLLEEDPAARPEDAFAAQRSLLSLSWPLSVPPLRTRVPARQSGRPLPSTDDAAQRLTEPTEPSDGRDAEARRHDRWIARDVLVLPLTDEALGRARAFARVNHAALPTVLRVDRRAAEIWITPPRGRALADGAPPLSPEQRARLLEAVTALHEAGGAHGLIDVQHVYLDGDEVTLAFPRRPLPGDALQRDREALRHLSEQPLEGYREQIPS; from the coding sequence ATGATCTTCGATCACCTGCGTCACCGCGCCGCCGAACTCTCGGCGATGGGCAGGACGCAGGAAGGCGTGACCCTCCTCCTCGCCGCTGGCGATCGGCTCGGCGCGTCGCTGCTGCTCGAACAGGCGTGTGACTTCTCCGGCGCCGCGCGCGAAGCGCTCGCCGCGCAGGACCCCCGGCGCGCCGCGCTGCTCGGAGCCCTCGGTGGGGACGATACGCTCGTCCAGCATGCGATCGCGCAGATGCGCGACGTGCACTCCCGCGACGACGTCCTGCGGCTCGGACAGGAGCTCCTGGCGCGCGGTCACGCCGTACAGGCGGCGCAGCTGTTCGACGACCTCGACGAGCCGGCCGAGGCCGCCGAGGCGTACCTCGTGGCGCGGGATCTCCGCCGCGCCGCGATGGCGTTCGATCGCGCCGGGCGGCCCATCGACGGCGCACGCCTCCTCGAAGCGGAGCTGCGGCGCCATCCCGAAGCGCATCCCCTCCGCCTCTGCCTGGGGCAGCTGCTCGTACGGCATGGTCGCTACGAGGCCGCCGTGCGCGCGCTGCAGCAGCTCCCACCGCGCAGCGAGGAACGTGATCGCGCCCTGTCGCTTCTCGCCCGCAGCTTGATCGCCCTCGGCTTCGACGAGGCAGCGCAACGCGTGCGCGGCGAGATCGCCGAGCGTGGACTCGTCGAAGAGCCAGCGGACGAGCCACCGACCAGCGCCGCGCGACCTCCGCGCGAGGCCTCCGGTGCACGGCGGGAAGCGCCCGACGCCGCGCCAGCCCAGCTCCTCTTCGGCCGTTACGACGCCCTGCGCGAGCTCGCCGTGAGCCCGCACGCACGCGTCTTCGAAGCCCGGGATCGCATCTCGGGCGAGCCCGTGGCCGTGAAGATCTTCGCGAGCACCACGCTCGGCGGCGGCCGGGACGCGCTGCTCCGCTTCGAACGAGAGGCGCAGGCCCTCTCGCGGCTGCGCCATCCTCACGTGGCCGCACTGCGCGCGTACCACCCCGAGGGGCCCGCGCTGGTCATGGCGTGGATGGCCGGCGGTTCCCTCGCCGACCGCATGCACCTCGAGCGCGTCGCGCCCGCCCGCGCCGTGGAGATCGCAAGCTCGCTCCTCGGCGCGCTCGGCGAAGCGCACCGCCTCGGGATCCTCCACCGCGACGTCAAGCCGAGCAACGTGCTCTTCGACGCCGTGGGCGCGGCGCACCTTTCCGACTTCGGCGCGGCGCACCTCGGCGATCTCTCGGGCACGGCGACGGCGGGCGCGATCGGCACCTTCGCGTACATGTCGCCCGAGCAGCGGCTGGGGCGTCCTGCGACGCTCGCCAGCGACCTGTTCGGAGTGGGCGCCGTGCTCTCGGAGCTGCTCACCGGAGAGATCCCTCGCCCTGCCCAGGGAGGCCACCTCGACGTGCCGCCGAGCGCCATCAACCCCGACCTCACCCCGGCCCACGACGCCGTGGTCGCGCAGCTCCTCGAAGAAGACCCCGCTGCGCGCCCGGAGGACGCCTTTGCCGCCCAGCGCTCCCTCCTCTCCCTCTCCTGGCCCCTGAGCGTCCCTCCGCTCCGGACGCGCGTGCCTGCGCGACAGAGCGGCCGTCCCCTCCCGTCGACGGACGACGCCGCCCAGCGCCTGACGGAGCCCACCGAACCCAGCGACGGCAGAGACGCCGAGGCGCGCCGGCATGACCGCTGGATCGCCCGTGACGTGCTCGTCCTCCCCCTCACCGACGAGGCGCTGGGGCGAGCAAGAGCCTTCGCTCGCGTCAACCACGCCGCCTTGCCGACGGTGCTCCGCGTCGACCGACGTGCTGCCGAGATCTGGATCACGCCACCCCGGGGGCGCGCCCTCGCCGACGGCGCTCCCCCCCTCTCTCCCGAGCAGCGCGCGCGGCTCCTGGAGGCGGTCACGGCCCTGCACGAGGCCGGTGGAGCCCATGGCCTCATCGACGTGCAGCACGTCTACCTCGACGGGGACGAGGTCACGCTCGCCTTCCCTCGGCGCCCGCTCCCGGGCGACGCCCTGCAGCGTGACCGCGAGGCCCTGCGACACCTGTCCGAGCAGCCCCTGGAGGGCTACCGGGAGCAGATCCCGTCGTAA
- a CDS encoding YfhL family 4Fe-4S dicluster ferredoxin: MSTYITEDCINCGACEPECPNEAISEGDEIYVIDPELCTECVGFYDHEACQAVCPVECCLPDPKAVETEEQLLSRALRLHPDDGELKKKATANDFPSRFRK, translated from the coding sequence ATGTCGACCTATATCACCGAAGACTGCATCAACTGCGGAGCCTGCGAGCCGGAGTGCCCGAACGAAGCCATCAGCGAGGGAGACGAGATCTACGTGATCGATCCCGAGCTGTGCACCGAGTGTGTCGGCTTCTACGATCACGAGGCCTGCCAGGCCGTCTGTCCGGTGGAGTGCTGTCTGCCCGATCCCAAGGCCGTGGAGACCGAGGAGCAGCTCCTCTCGCGCGCCCTGCGGCTGCACCCCGATGACGGTGAGCTGAAGAAGAAGGCGACCGCGAACGACTTCCCCTCTCGCTTCCGCAAGTAA
- a CDS encoding HEAT repeat domain-containing protein, with protein sequence MARRNLEAAIRDLGSTRPTVRAEAIRDLVLHADEARERVLAALEGALRNDESGSVRAAAAVALADIQAVEALSNLLLAMEDDDPYVRQMAVSAVGELGDSRATARLLRALTDPRPEIRFQAVIAFPRISTDTAQAFEVLLEATRDEDPLVCHIALRMSEELGSASPSSASASAERSSLDRRDLAPLDLPDALMERTRTLLHHASGRVRTAAAVLLARCGEEVAIPVLVEAVEGKLAGADREDEAAAIELCGELEVTAARPALQRRAFGGVLGFGRDALYWHARVALARMGDPRAEQEILRELRARDRDRRTLAVAAAGRARLRSAEALLVSMRGDAGAADPDAVEEAIAALALDRRKG encoded by the coding sequence ATGGCCCGGCGGAACCTCGAGGCCGCCATCCGGGACCTCGGCTCGACGCGTCCAACCGTCCGTGCCGAAGCGATCCGTGATCTGGTCCTGCATGCCGATGAGGCGCGGGAACGTGTCCTTGCAGCGCTCGAAGGCGCCTTGCGAAACGACGAGAGTGGCTCGGTCCGCGCCGCCGCCGCGGTCGCGCTGGCCGACATCCAGGCGGTGGAGGCGCTCTCGAACCTGCTGCTCGCCATGGAAGACGACGACCCCTACGTCCGCCAGATGGCGGTGTCGGCCGTCGGGGAGCTCGGCGACTCCAGGGCGACCGCGCGTCTCCTGAGGGCGCTCACCGATCCGCGCCCCGAGATCCGCTTCCAGGCGGTGATCGCATTTCCGCGCATCTCTACGGACACGGCGCAGGCCTTCGAGGTGCTGCTGGAAGCGACACGAGACGAGGATCCGCTCGTCTGCCACATCGCCTTGCGCATGAGCGAGGAGCTGGGTTCCGCCTCGCCATCCTCGGCCTCGGCGTCAGCAGAAAGGTCGAGCCTGGATCGGCGCGATCTCGCGCCTCTCGATCTACCCGATGCGCTGATGGAGCGGACCCGCACGCTCTTGCACCATGCCTCCGGCCGGGTGCGCACCGCGGCAGCGGTCCTGCTCGCCAGGTGTGGCGAGGAGGTGGCCATTCCGGTGCTGGTCGAGGCGGTCGAGGGCAAGCTGGCAGGCGCCGATCGCGAGGACGAAGCGGCAGCCATCGAGCTGTGCGGTGAACTCGAGGTCACGGCTGCCAGGCCCGCGCTGCAGCGTCGCGCGTTCGGGGGTGTGCTCGGCTTCGGTCGTGATGCGCTCTACTGGCACGCGCGCGTCGCGCTCGCGCGCATGGGGGATCCTCGTGCGGAGCAGGAGATCCTGCGGGAGCTGCGCGCGCGGGACCGGGATCGTCGGACACTGGCGGTCGCCGCGGCCGGTCGGGCGCGATTGCGCTCGGCCGAGGCGCTCCTCGTCTCGATGCGAGGAGACGCGGGCGCCGCGGATCCCGATGCCGTGGAGGAGGCCATCGCGGCGCTCGCCCTCGATCGACGCAAGGGTTGA
- a CDS encoding DUF4149 domain-containing protein: MQPMNDQEHRFTEADLEPSPEERRADKKALIDRVAATLGVLAAGTWGGGQLALGVCAAPMVFRMTPAPFSGEAMGAAFARFDQIALGAAVVLLGVEVVRTWAGGHRSRTRAARARRFVAMLLGGTAAFMGLTLTPRINELHQSGARRGEGSQGAELERLHHQAERVGQLELLLTTTAIALHVFTLAGRRDEEDDEDEALSPLPPGPRGAA, from the coding sequence ATGCAGCCGATGAACGACCAGGAACATCGCTTCACGGAGGCCGACCTGGAGCCGAGCCCCGAGGAGCGCCGTGCGGACAAGAAGGCGTTGATCGATCGGGTGGCAGCGACCCTGGGCGTGCTCGCCGCCGGTACGTGGGGGGGAGGGCAACTCGCCCTCGGCGTCTGCGCGGCGCCCATGGTCTTCCGCATGACCCCCGCTCCTTTCTCGGGCGAGGCGATGGGAGCCGCGTTCGCTCGGTTCGATCAGATCGCGCTCGGGGCCGCGGTGGTGCTCCTCGGTGTGGAGGTGGTCAGGACCTGGGCAGGCGGCCACCGGAGCAGAACACGTGCAGCACGCGCCCGCCGCTTCGTCGCCATGCTCCTGGGTGGTACGGCGGCCTTCATGGGCCTGACCCTCACGCCGCGCATCAACGAGCTGCACCAGAGCGGGGCGCGCCGTGGCGAAGGTAGCCAAGGAGCAGAGCTGGAGCGCTTGCACCACCAGGCGGAGCGCGTGGGTCAGCTCGAGCTTCTGCTCACGACGACGGCCATCGCGCTGCACGTCTTCACGCTCGCAGGGCGGCGCGATGAAGAGGACGACGAGGACGAGGCGCTCTCGCCGCTGCCACCAGGGCCGAGGGGAGCAGCGTAG